A single window of Granulibacter bethesdensis DNA harbors:
- the uvrB gene encoding excinuclease ABC subunit UvrB gives MSQIAAHPMLFMPQKQPAKPLTRALEVVSDYKPDGDQPSAIRELVNGLRQGERNQVLLGVTGSGKTFTMAKVIEEMQRPALILAPNKTLAAQLYGEMKSFFPNNAVEYFVSYYDYYQPEAYVPRTDTYIEKDAQINEQIDRMRHAATQALLERNDVIIVASVSCIYGIGSVETYAKMVVRLQVGGQIDRDALARALVDLQYRRNDAAFQRGTFRMRGETVDIFPASHEDRAWRISLFGDEIDAISEFDPLTGNVTAKLEEAVVYANSHYVTPRPTLSQAIKEIKQELQQRLAEFDAEGKVLEAERLRQRVTFDIEMMETTGSCKGIENYSRYLSGRAPGDPPPTLFEYLPDNAILIVDESHVTVPQIGGMERGDHARKSILSEFGFRLPSCIDNRPLKFDEWERFRPETVFVSATPGPWEMEQTGGVFAEQVIRPTGLIDPITEIRPVEHQVDDLLAEIRLVTAKGNRVLVTTLTKRMAEDLTEYLTEHGVKVRYLHSDVDTLERIEIIRDLRVGVFDVLIGINLLREGLDIPECSLVAILDADKEGFLRSQTSLIQTIGRAARNVEGRVILYADTMTRSLTFAVEETARRRERQKAWNEAHGITPTTVRKQIGKMLESVFEQDYVTVAPTSATSAAEFVGKDLHASITELERRMRAAAADLEFEEAGRLRDEIRRLEALEMGLPPVPAPASSMRAGAQKDGGRARKDRTPQPLGPGGGGYDPSKVRGRRRRG, from the coding sequence ATGTCCCAGATCGCCGCCCATCCCATGCTGTTCATGCCGCAAAAACAGCCCGCGAAACCCCTCACAAGGGCGCTGGAAGTCGTCTCTGACTACAAACCCGATGGTGATCAGCCAAGCGCGATCAGGGAGCTGGTCAACGGACTCCGGCAAGGGGAACGCAATCAGGTGCTGCTGGGCGTCACCGGCTCAGGCAAAACCTTCACCATGGCCAAGGTGATCGAGGAAATGCAGCGCCCGGCCCTAATTTTGGCGCCAAACAAAACTCTGGCAGCCCAGCTCTACGGGGAGATGAAGTCGTTCTTTCCCAATAACGCGGTCGAATATTTCGTCAGCTATTACGACTACTATCAGCCGGAAGCCTACGTTCCGCGCACGGACACCTATATTGAAAAAGACGCCCAGATCAACGAACAGATCGATCGGATGCGTCATGCCGCCACCCAGGCCCTGCTGGAGCGGAACGATGTCATCATCGTTGCCTCCGTTTCCTGCATTTACGGTATCGGTTCGGTCGAGACCTACGCGAAGATGGTGGTACGGTTGCAGGTGGGCGGCCAGATCGACCGTGATGCGCTGGCCCGGGCGCTGGTCGATCTTCAATATCGACGCAACGACGCCGCCTTCCAGCGCGGCACGTTCAGAATGCGCGGAGAGACGGTCGACATCTTCCCCGCCAGCCATGAGGACCGGGCCTGGCGCATCAGCCTGTTCGGTGACGAGATCGATGCCATCAGCGAATTCGATCCCCTGACCGGCAATGTGACCGCAAAACTGGAAGAGGCTGTCGTTTACGCCAACAGCCACTATGTCACACCTCGCCCCACGCTCAGTCAGGCGATCAAGGAAATCAAGCAGGAGCTGCAACAGCGGCTGGCCGAATTCGATGCCGAAGGTAAGGTGCTGGAGGCCGAGCGCCTCCGCCAGCGCGTGACCTTCGATATCGAGATGATGGAGACCACCGGCTCCTGCAAAGGAATCGAGAATTACTCCCGCTATCTTTCCGGCCGCGCACCGGGAGACCCGCCGCCGACCCTGTTTGAATATCTGCCGGACAACGCCATTCTGATCGTCGATGAAAGCCATGTCACCGTGCCGCAGATCGGCGGTATGGAGCGGGGCGACCATGCCCGGAAATCCATCCTGTCGGAGTTCGGTTTCCGCCTGCCCTCCTGCATCGATAACAGACCGCTGAAATTCGATGAATGGGAGCGCTTCCGACCGGAAACCGTGTTTGTCAGCGCAACACCCGGCCCTTGGGAGATGGAACAGACCGGCGGTGTGTTTGCCGAACAGGTGATCCGCCCGACCGGGTTGATCGATCCGATCACGGAGATCCGCCCGGTGGAACATCAGGTGGATGATCTGCTGGCGGAAATACGTCTCGTCACTGCCAAAGGAAATCGCGTACTGGTCACCACCCTGACGAAGCGCATGGCGGAAGATCTGACTGAATACCTCACCGAGCACGGGGTGAAGGTTCGCTACCTCCACTCCGACGTGGACACGCTGGAACGGATCGAGATCATCCGCGATCTGCGCGTCGGCGTCTTCGATGTGCTGATCGGCATCAACCTGCTGCGAGAGGGGCTGGATATTCCGGAATGCTCACTGGTCGCCATTCTGGATGCGGATAAGGAAGGGTTCCTGCGTAGCCAGACCTCACTGATCCAAACCATCGGCCGCGCCGCACGGAATGTGGAGGGGCGCGTGATCCTGTATGCGGATACCATGACGCGCTCGCTGACCTTCGCGGTGGAGGAAACCGCCCGTCGTCGGGAGCGGCAGAAAGCGTGGAACGAAGCCCACGGCATCACGCCAACCACGGTACGCAAGCAAATCGGCAAAATGCTGGAAAGCGTATTCGAACAGGATTACGTCACCGTCGCGCCAACCTCCGCCACCTCGGCCGCCGAGTTCGTGGGCAAGGATCTCCACGCCTCCATCACCGAGCTGGAGCGCCGGATGCGCGCCGCGGCCGCCGATCTCGAGTTCGAGGAAGCCGGACGCCTGCGCGACGAAATACGCCGTCTGGAAGCGCTGGAAATGGGCCTGCCCCCCGTACCGGCCCCTGCTTCCTCCATGCGGGCTGGTGCGCAGAAAGATGGCGGACGCGCCCGCAAGGACCGCACGCCGCAACCGCTCGGCCCCGGCGGCGGAGGTTATGATCCCTCCAAGGTCAGAGGTCGGCGCCGGAGGGGATAA
- the hisA gene encoding 1-(5-phosphoribosyl)-5-[(5-phosphoribosylamino)methylideneamino]imidazole-4-carboxamide isomerase, with protein sequence MRFTLYPAIDLKDGQCVRLRRGEMEDATIYGNDPAARARQWQDAGFVWLHVVDLNGAFAGRSENAEAITAILGAVSVPVQLGGGIRDMAAVERWIEAGISRVILGSAAVKTPQLVKDACRAFPGRIAVGIDARDGFVATEGWAETSSVAAVELAARFEDAGVAAIIYTDIGRDGMLTGPNVEQTLALARATTIPVIASGGVGDLSHIVDVYDAGTITGVILGRALYDGRIDPAAALQAVSLP encoded by the coding sequence ATGCGTTTCACACTTTACCCTGCCATTGACCTGAAAGATGGCCAATGCGTCCGCCTTCGCCGTGGCGAGATGGAGGACGCAACCATCTATGGCAACGATCCTGCCGCTCGTGCCCGGCAATGGCAGGATGCAGGGTTTGTCTGGCTGCATGTGGTCGATTTGAACGGCGCCTTTGCCGGCCGCTCGGAAAATGCCGAGGCGATTACCGCCATTCTCGGCGCTGTTTCCGTCCCTGTTCAGTTGGGTGGCGGCATTCGTGACATGGCGGCCGTGGAGCGGTGGATAGAGGCGGGTATTTCCCGTGTCATTCTGGGCAGTGCTGCCGTCAAAACGCCGCAGCTGGTCAAGGATGCCTGCCGTGCTTTCCCAGGGCGGATCGCGGTAGGGATTGATGCGCGTGACGGGTTTGTTGCCACCGAAGGCTGGGCTGAAACATCATCGGTGGCGGCTGTTGAACTGGCTGCCCGATTTGAAGATGCGGGTGTGGCCGCGATCATCTACACCGATATTGGCCGCGATGGCATGCTGACGGGTCCGAATGTCGAACAGACGCTTGCTTTGGCCCGTGCCACGACGATCCCGGTGATTGCCAGTGGTGGCGTCGGTGATCTGTCGCATATTGTTGATGTTTACGACGCCGGAACAATTACAGGCGTTATACTTGGGCGTGCTTTATACGATGGTCGCATAGACCCGGCAGCAGCTTTGCAGGCCGTTTCTTTGCCTTAA
- the hisF gene encoding imidazole glycerol phosphate synthase subunit HisF: MLKLRVIPCLDVKDGRVVKGVNFVSLRDAGDPVEQAALYDAAGADELTFLDITASSDNRDTILDVVARTAERVFLPLTVGGGVRTVGDMRRLLLAGADKCSMNSAAVARPELIREGAEKFGSQAIVVAVDVKKTSSGWEVFTHGGRTGTGLDAIEWCRQVASLGAGEILLTSMDRDGTGQGFDTELLRRVCAAVRVPVVASGGIGTLQHFVEGAEAGATGLLAASVFHFGTFTIEQVKNALHAAGQPVRFTRPAMQAA; the protein is encoded by the coding sequence GTGTTGAAGCTTCGTGTGATTCCCTGTCTGGACGTCAAGGACGGGCGTGTCGTCAAAGGCGTGAATTTCGTATCCCTGCGCGATGCGGGTGATCCCGTCGAGCAGGCAGCCCTGTATGATGCGGCCGGTGCGGATGAGTTGACCTTTCTTGATATTACGGCCAGCTCGGACAATCGTGATACTATTCTCGATGTGGTTGCCCGCACGGCCGAGCGGGTCTTTCTGCCGCTCACAGTTGGGGGTGGGGTCCGCACCGTAGGTGATATGCGGCGCCTGCTGCTGGCGGGGGCTGATAAATGCAGCATGAATTCAGCCGCTGTGGCGCGTCCTGAGTTGATCAGGGAAGGGGCTGAAAAATTCGGCAGCCAGGCCATCGTGGTGGCCGTTGACGTCAAGAAAACGTCATCGGGCTGGGAAGTGTTTACTCATGGTGGCCGTACAGGGACCGGGCTTGATGCCATAGAATGGTGCCGTCAGGTGGCGTCTCTGGGTGCCGGGGAGATCCTGCTGACGAGCATGGATCGGGATGGAACGGGGCAGGGATTCGACACTGAATTGTTACGTCGGGTCTGTGCGGCTGTGCGGGTGCCGGTGGTCGCTTCGGGTGGCATCGGCACATTGCAGCATTTTGTCGAGGGTGCAGAAGCGGGGGCGACAGGGTTGCTCGCTGCATCCGTTTTTCATTTTGGCACGTTCACAATCGAGCAGGTCAAAAATGCGTTGCATGCAGCGGGACAACCCGTTCGTTTCACCCGGCCTGCCATGCAGGCTGCCTGA
- a CDS encoding histidine triad nucleotide-binding protein → MPVSAIGDYDPDNIFALILRGEIPCRKVMENDHALAFLDINPQAPTHVLIIPKKPYISFADFTERASAEEVGTFFLTVGKLARDMGLEVPGYRLLANSGQDAGQEVPHFHVHLFAGRPLGPMLVKTED, encoded by the coding sequence ATGCCGGTCAGCGCCATCGGGGATTACGACCCCGACAATATCTTCGCTCTTATCCTGCGCGGCGAGATTCCCTGTCGCAAGGTGATGGAGAATGATCATGCGCTGGCCTTTCTGGACATCAATCCGCAGGCCCCTACCCATGTGCTGATCATTCCCAAAAAACCTTATATTTCTTTTGCGGATTTTACGGAGCGCGCCTCCGCGGAGGAAGTCGGAACGTTCTTCCTGACGGTTGGCAAGCTGGCGCGTGACATGGGGCTGGAAGTGCCGGGATACAGGCTGCTGGCCAATAGTGGCCAGGATGCCGGGCAGGAAGTGCCGCATTTCCATGTGCATCTGTTTGCCGGGCGTCCGCTTGGCCCGATGCTGGTGAAAACCGAGGACTGA
- a CDS encoding alpha/beta hydrolase — translation MSSLRLRILLPILRWTVKRRLSRVQDVRELRRDFALTIRRLPGDMQISMKELGGVQTEHLCTHHSTAGVVKALPTTLLYLHGGAYLGCSPATHRPITSFFARAGFEVYAPAYRLAPENPFPAAVEDALAVYRALLDSGIPPACLVIAGDSAGGGLALSLMLAAKQAGLPLPVAAALFSPWTDLAATGASLRYNAHRDVMLDGNVSRAATLYLQGADPYHPLASPLYGALDGLPPLLIEVGADEVLLDDACRLTERVRNSGGTVDLRIWPKVPHAFQIFATFLPESRDSLRRTSRFLHRMAGDGDRQALQTTFPPIAEDEAMLGKALSFP, via the coding sequence GTGTCCAGTCTCCGTCTTCGTATCCTTCTGCCGATCCTGCGCTGGACGGTGAAACGCCGTCTGTCCCGCGTGCAAGATGTACGTGAACTGCGTCGTGATTTTGCGCTGACCATTCGCCGTCTGCCGGGTGACATGCAGATCAGCATGAAAGAACTGGGTGGCGTGCAGACGGAGCATCTGTGCACCCATCACTCTACCGCAGGGGTGGTGAAGGCTCTGCCGACCACCCTGTTGTATTTGCATGGGGGCGCTTATCTGGGCTGCTCTCCGGCCACACACCGCCCGATCACCTCGTTTTTCGCCCGGGCCGGGTTTGAAGTCTATGCGCCTGCCTATCGTTTGGCTCCGGAAAATCCGTTTCCCGCTGCGGTCGAGGATGCGCTGGCAGTGTATCGGGCATTGTTGGACTCTGGCATTCCGCCAGCCTGTCTTGTCATTGCTGGAGATTCGGCGGGGGGCGGTTTGGCGCTGTCCCTGATGCTGGCGGCGAAACAGGCCGGGCTGCCATTGCCGGTGGCGGCTGCGCTGTTTTCTCCCTGGACAGATCTGGCGGCAACCGGAGCGTCCCTGCGCTATAACGCTCATCGGGATGTGATGCTGGATGGAAATGTATCCCGTGCGGCGACACTCTATCTTCAGGGTGCCGACCCTTACCATCCGCTGGCCTCGCCGCTTTATGGCGCGCTTGACGGGCTTCCCCCGCTGCTGATCGAGGTCGGGGCGGACGAAGTTCTGCTGGACGATGCTTGCAGACTTACGGAGCGTGTACGGAACAGCGGTGGCACCGTCGATCTGCGCATCTGGCCCAAAGTGCCGCATGCGTTCCAGATTTTCGCGACTTTTCTGCCGGAAAGCCGGGACTCGCTGCGTCGGACTTCCCGCTTCCTGCACCGCATGGCAGGCGACGGGGACCGGCAGGCGCTCCAAACCACCTTTCCCCCTATAGCGGAGGACGAAGCGATGCTGGGGAAGGCGTTATCCTTCCCGTAA
- a CDS encoding SDR family oxidoreductase produces the protein MLHSLPLSEAMPRTALVTGAGRRIGRAIALALGEAGFSVAVHYGTSRTEAKEVVTTLHQSGRNAVSLQADLGREQDTRRLMQDATDALGPIGVLINNAAIFEFDAWHDATRDSWDRHMETNLRAPLVLAQSFAHLLPTTAQGAVINMIDQRVWAPGPGFISYTVAKSGLWTLTRTLALALAPRIRVNAIGPGPAAPSKRQTPGQFAEQCSSVPLGHGTNPEEIARAALFLLSLPSVTGQMLALDGGQHLQGAGSTTLVE, from the coding sequence ATGCTGCATTCACTGCCCCTGTCTGAAGCCATGCCGCGCACCGCGCTCGTCACCGGGGCCGGACGCAGGATCGGGCGCGCCATTGCTCTGGCGCTGGGAGAGGCCGGGTTTTCAGTCGCCGTACATTACGGAACCAGCCGCACAGAGGCCAAGGAGGTCGTCACCACCCTTCATCAGAGCGGACGGAATGCCGTCTCCCTGCAAGCCGATCTCGGGCGCGAACAGGATACCCGGCGGCTGATGCAGGACGCAACTGATGCGCTGGGGCCGATCGGCGTACTGATCAACAACGCCGCCATTTTCGAATTCGATGCCTGGCATGACGCGACCCGCGACAGTTGGGACCGACATATGGAAACCAATCTCCGCGCGCCGCTGGTACTGGCACAGTCCTTTGCCCATCTGCTGCCCACAACGGCACAGGGGGCTGTAATCAATATGATCGACCAGCGCGTGTGGGCGCCGGGACCGGGTTTTATTTCCTATACAGTCGCGAAGAGCGGTCTGTGGACCCTGACCCGCACGCTGGCTCTGGCTCTGGCTCCCCGCATCCGTGTGAATGCCATCGGGCCCGGTCCGGCAGCCCCCAGCAAACGGCAGACCCCGGGCCAGTTCGCGGAACAATGCAGCAGTGTCCCGCTCGGCCATGGCACAAATCCAGAGGAAATCGCCCGGGCCGCGCTGTTTTTGCTCTCCCTGCCCTCCGTGACCGGCCAGATGTTGGCACTGGATGGCGGGCAGCATCTGCAAGGGGCTGGTAGTACGACTCTGGTTGAATAA
- a CDS encoding phosphatase PAP2 family protein → MSSLGHSSDDTSSSRPVWWPLMGLAAITTVLAIAFLDRGWSSWAHAALPSWKPVFVWMTRPAEIAAPLGALYLFLAVLAAASGRWRPGRLGWALIAASLAALVAVPVKDELKYLFGRPWPETWIDNNPSWIGNGIFGFFPLHGGRGWASFPSGHTTMITAPMAALRDRLPELRRLWLLPIACVAIGLLGADFHFISDVMAGMLTGITCGVGLSAVIRPSEQS, encoded by the coding sequence ATGAGCAGTCTCGGTCATAGCAGTGATGATACAAGCTCATCCCGCCCTGTCTGGTGGCCCCTGATGGGGCTGGCGGCAATCACGACCGTACTGGCCATTGCCTTTCTCGATCGGGGCTGGTCGAGCTGGGCTCACGCCGCCCTGCCATCGTGGAAACCCGTTTTCGTCTGGATGACGCGCCCGGCCGAAATAGCGGCACCGCTCGGCGCACTCTATCTGTTTTTGGCGGTCCTGGCAGCAGCGTCCGGACGCTGGCGGCCCGGCAGGCTGGGATGGGCGCTGATCGCAGCCTCTCTGGCCGCGCTGGTGGCAGTGCCTGTGAAGGATGAGCTAAAATACCTGTTCGGTCGTCCATGGCCGGAAACATGGATCGACAACAACCCATCCTGGATTGGCAACGGTATATTCGGCTTTTTCCCGCTGCATGGCGGACGGGGCTGGGCCTCTTTCCCCTCCGGCCATACGACGATGATCACCGCCCCCATGGCTGCACTGCGCGACCGGCTGCCGGAACTGCGCAGGCTGTGGCTGCTGCCAATCGCCTGTGTCGCCATCGGGTTACTGGGAGCGGATTTCCACTTCATCAGTGACGTGATGGCCGGAATGCTCACCGGCATCACCTGCGGAGTAGGCCTGTCCGCCGTCATACGCCCTTCTGAACAGTCCTGA
- the uvrC gene encoding excinuclease ABC subunit UvrC — protein sequence MPDAPASPPKEGQNPSLPIVEAPSGKGVTVIEAMLKLLPDRPGVYRMLDGQGEALYVGKARSLKKRVASYTQIHRLPERLRRMVSETVSMEIVTTHTEAEALLLEANLIKRLKPRFNIVLRDDKSYPWLMLTEDHAFPQIMKHRGAQTRKAASYWGPFASAWAVNQTVTAMQRIFLLRSCSDSVFANRSRPCLLFQIRRCSAPCVDRISQEDYAELVDQARAFLSGRGTDIQRDLARQMEEAAEALEFERAAAIRDRIRGLTHVQGTAVVNPASIGNADVIAVWQDAGQSCVQVFFIRGGHNNGNRAFYPAHTSVETAQDVLGAFIAQFYDDKPPPPLLLLNHAIAEEELVSEALSLKAGRRVELHVPVRGEKRAVVAHAETNAREALERKLAESAGQNRLLDGVAELFDLPTRPDRIEIYDNSHIMGTNPYGVMVVAGPEGWNKSAYRKFSIRGPITPGDDFAMMREMLERRFSRGLKERAEGPEGGANWPDLVLIDGGAGQLSAVRGILDEIGVTDVKLVAIAKGPDRDAGREWFHTEGQAPFQLPPRDPVLYYLQRLRDEAHRFAITTHRAGRSKTLVRSELDDIDGIGAARKRALLNHFGSARGVKQAGLAALEATPGISKEIARRIYAHFHPGARAE from the coding sequence ATGCCTGATGCTCCCGCCAGCCCGCCGAAAGAAGGTCAAAATCCTTCCCTGCCAATTGTCGAGGCACCCTCAGGCAAAGGGGTGACTGTCATTGAGGCAATGCTGAAACTGTTGCCGGACAGGCCGGGCGTCTACCGGATGCTCGATGGACAAGGCGAAGCCCTGTATGTCGGCAAGGCGCGTAGCCTGAAAAAACGCGTGGCCAGCTACACCCAGATCCACCGTCTTCCCGAGCGGCTGCGTCGCATGGTCAGCGAGACGGTTTCCATGGAGATCGTCACCACCCACACCGAAGCCGAAGCCCTGCTGCTGGAAGCCAATCTGATCAAGCGGCTCAAGCCGCGCTTCAACATCGTGCTGCGGGATGACAAATCCTATCCATGGCTGATGCTGACCGAGGATCATGCTTTTCCTCAGATCATGAAACATCGCGGCGCACAGACAAGAAAAGCCGCCAGCTACTGGGGGCCGTTTGCCTCGGCCTGGGCAGTCAACCAGACCGTGACCGCCATGCAGCGTATTTTCCTGCTGCGCTCCTGCTCGGACAGCGTGTTCGCCAACCGCTCCCGCCCTTGTCTGCTGTTCCAGATCCGCCGCTGCTCTGCCCCCTGCGTGGACCGTATCAGTCAGGAGGATTATGCCGAACTGGTCGATCAGGCACGGGCCTTCCTGTCCGGACGTGGCACGGACATTCAACGCGATCTCGCCCGCCAGATGGAAGAAGCCGCCGAAGCACTGGAATTTGAGCGCGCCGCCGCCATCCGCGACCGTATCCGTGGCCTGACCCATGTGCAGGGCACCGCCGTGGTCAATCCGGCCTCCATCGGCAATGCGGATGTCATCGCCGTCTGGCAGGATGCGGGACAAAGCTGTGTGCAGGTTTTCTTCATCCGTGGCGGCCATAATAACGGCAACCGTGCCTTCTATCCTGCCCATACCAGTGTCGAGACAGCACAGGATGTATTGGGAGCCTTTATCGCCCAGTTCTATGACGACAAGCCCCCGCCCCCTTTACTGTTGCTCAATCATGCCATCGCGGAGGAAGAGCTGGTCTCGGAAGCCCTCAGCCTGAAAGCAGGGCGCCGGGTGGAGCTGCATGTGCCGGTACGCGGAGAAAAACGCGCCGTGGTCGCCCATGCGGAGACCAATGCTCGGGAGGCACTGGAACGCAAACTGGCGGAAAGTGCTGGCCAGAACCGGCTGCTGGACGGCGTGGCGGAGCTGTTCGATCTGCCCACCCGCCCGGACCGGATCGAGATTTACGATAACAGCCATATCATGGGGACCAACCCGTACGGTGTCATGGTGGTGGCGGGGCCGGAGGGTTGGAATAAATCGGCCTACCGCAAATTTTCCATCCGTGGCCCGATCACACCCGGCGACGATTTCGCCATGATGCGCGAAATGCTGGAGCGTCGTTTCAGCCGTGGCCTGAAGGAACGTGCCGAAGGACCGGAAGGGGGAGCCAACTGGCCCGATCTGGTACTGATCGATGGCGGGGCCGGTCAATTATCAGCCGTGCGCGGAATCCTGGACGAGATCGGTGTCACCGATGTGAAACTGGTTGCCATTGCCAAAGGTCCTGATCGCGATGCAGGCCGCGAATGGTTTCATACAGAAGGCCAGGCACCGTTCCAGCTGCCACCCCGTGATCCGGTGCTTTATTACCTCCAGCGTCTGCGTGACGAAGCGCATCGCTTCGCTATCACCACCCATCGGGCGGGGCGGTCAAAAACACTGGTCCGTAGTGAACTGGACGATATTGACGGCATCGGAGCCGCCCGCAAACGCGCCCTGCTTAATCATTTCGGCTCGGCACGCGGTGTCAAACAGGCCGGGCTCGCGGCACTGGAAGCCACCCCGGGCATCTCGAAAGAAATCGCAAGGCGCATCTACGCCCATTTCCATCCAGGCGCGCGCGCAGAATAA
- a CDS encoding methyltransferase domain-containing protein yields MTTAAAVDEEWKYPDIPNPDILDRIPLSARIVLDVGCGSGALGAAYKQINPAARVFGIETNQQAARLASSRLETVINSDVETAIFPDELLGRVDCLIYGDVLEHLQDPWTLLKNHVETLLAPGGVVIICMPNVEHWSITARLLTGTFDYSDTGLLDRTHLRFFSQAMMERCIRAAGLQPIDCLPRIFEAEQGRQVINALKPVLQTMQVDPDAYARRALPMQYVWRARAGGPAPVQVYSTILAPVGGVSDVRVIEPMRALAAEPGVRAAIVKGGELPPPDPSLPKIWIFHRPALAGEEGLSVLRGILRQGFLIVTEFDDHPDYIPVLQRPDMWNFRGVHAVQTTTMGLADVFRKDNPEVAIFPNGIRALPVPHNHAKRPQMRMLFAGINRENDWPPYIDALNTAARLCGERLHFEVVRDRGFFDALDTPHKSFSDTLDYAAYHQKLSDCELSFMPLQDTPFNRAKSDLKFIEAASHRVCAVASPVAYENSIQDGKTGILFRTGAELQEKLVALVNNPDAVLQIATAARSYVAAERMLAYQMAARTAWYRSLWARKDALHAALLERMPALREG; encoded by the coding sequence GTGACCACTGCGGCGGCTGTAGATGAGGAATGGAAATATCCCGATATTCCCAACCCTGACATTCTGGACCGGATTCCGTTATCAGCCCGCATTGTGCTTGATGTGGGCTGCGGCAGTGGGGCGCTGGGGGCTGCCTACAAACAGATCAATCCAGCCGCCCGTGTCTTCGGAATAGAGACCAATCAACAGGCTGCCCGCCTCGCCTCATCCCGGCTGGAGACGGTCATCAACAGCGATGTGGAAACCGCCATTTTTCCTGACGAGCTGCTCGGGCGCGTTGACTGCCTGATCTATGGCGATGTGCTGGAGCATCTTCAGGATCCCTGGACGCTCCTGAAAAATCATGTGGAGACATTGCTGGCTCCGGGGGGTGTCGTCATCATCTGCATGCCCAATGTCGAGCATTGGAGCATCACCGCGCGCCTTCTGACCGGGACGTTCGACTACAGCGATACCGGCCTGCTGGACCGCACGCATCTGCGCTTTTTCTCACAGGCCATGATGGAGCGCTGCATCCGCGCTGCAGGGTTGCAGCCCATTGACTGCCTGCCACGTATTTTCGAGGCCGAGCAGGGGCGACAGGTCATCAATGCCCTGAAACCAGTGCTTCAGACGATGCAGGTCGATCCGGACGCCTATGCGCGGCGCGCCCTGCCAATGCAATATGTCTGGCGTGCCCGTGCCGGGGGGCCTGCCCCTGTTCAGGTCTATTCCACCATCCTGGCACCGGTCGGTGGGGTCAGCGACGTCAGGGTGATCGAGCCTATGCGTGCTCTGGCTGCCGAGCCGGGCGTCCGGGCGGCGATCGTCAAGGGTGGCGAACTGCCTCCCCCCGATCCGTCTTTGCCGAAAATCTGGATTTTCCATCGCCCTGCTCTCGCCGGAGAGGAAGGGCTGTCCGTGCTGCGGGGAATCCTGCGACAGGGATTTCTGATCGTTACGGAATTCGACGATCATCCGGATTACATTCCTGTTCTTCAGCGCCCGGATATGTGGAATTTCCGTGGTGTGCACGCGGTCCAGACCACCACCATGGGGCTGGCCGATGTATTCCGCAAAGACAATCCGGAAGTCGCCATATTCCCTAATGGCATCCGCGCCCTGCCGGTACCGCACAATCATGCGAAACGCCCGCAGATGAGAATGCTGTTCGCGGGGATCAATCGTGAAAACGACTGGCCCCCTTATATCGATGCCCTCAACACGGCGGCGCGGCTCTGTGGAGAGCGGCTGCATTTCGAAGTCGTACGGGACCGTGGATTTTTCGATGCACTGGATACGCCGCACAAATCCTTCTCCGACACGCTGGACTATGCGGCCTATCATCAGAAACTGTCAGACTGCGAGCTGTCCTTCATGCCTTTGCAGGACACGCCCTTTAACCGTGCCAAAAGCGACCTGAAATTCATTGAGGCTGCCTCTCATCGCGTCTGCGCTGTGGCCAGCCCGGTTGCGTATGAGAACAGCATTCAGGACGGCAAGACCGGCATTCTGTTCCGCACAGGGGCCGAGCTTCAGGAAAAGCTTGTGGCCCTGGTCAATAATCCTGATGCGGTTCTGCAGATCGCCACCGCGGCGCGGAGCTATGTCGCCGCCGAACGGATGCTGGCCTATCAGATGGCTGCGCGCACCGCATGGTATCGCAGCCTGTGGGCACGCAAGGATGCGCTTCACGCCGCCCTGCTGGAGCGTATGCCCGCCTTACGGGAAGGATAA
- a CDS encoding phosphoribosyl-ATP diphosphatase, translated as MMVKAVKKKTVTKTNKKTSAPSAVKIKSRRVSPLADIDPDNAVQVLNRLWEVVMQRRDADPAVSHSARLLSRGIGKVAQKFGEEAVECLIEAVSGDKEALIGESADVLYHLLVLWVAVGVEPAEVWRELTKREGISGIAEKASRAKILPRNAGLKTTKIP; from the coding sequence ATGATGGTCAAAGCCGTTAAGAAAAAAACAGTCACGAAGACGAACAAGAAAACGTCTGCTCCTTCCGCCGTAAAGATCAAATCCAGAAGAGTTTCGCCTCTGGCTGATATTGATCCTGATAATGCGGTGCAGGTACTGAACCGGCTTTGGGAAGTGGTCATGCAGCGCCGGGATGCTGATCCTGCGGTCAGCCATTCCGCACGCCTGCTGTCCCGCGGTATCGGCAAGGTTGCACAGAAATTCGGCGAGGAAGCCGTCGAATGTCTGATTGAGGCGGTGAGCGGCGACAAGGAAGCCCTGATCGGTGAAAGCGCCGATGTGCTGTATCATCTTCTGGTCCTATGGGTCGCGGTCGGGGTCGAGCCTGCCGAGGTATGGCGGGAACTGACCAAGCGCGAAGGCATCAGTGGCATTGCTGAAAAAGCATCCCGTGCCAAAATATTGCCGCGCAACGCAGGGTTGAAGACTACCAAAATTCCCTGA